A genomic window from Salvia hispanica cultivar TCC Black 2014 chromosome 5, UniMelb_Shisp_WGS_1.0, whole genome shotgun sequence includes:
- the LOC125191242 gene encoding 5'-nucleotidase domain-containing protein DDB_G0275467 isoform X1: MASFRSRSLPFASSRLMQSTNPVHSGAVEGVGGNILRRFRSIITTEERVQKLEKEGTHILQEEIANIRQAFTAAKDKFLKIPDALKEMPKLDPKGIYVNKNLRLDNIQVYGFDYDYTLAHYSAHLQCLIYDMAKEYLVNELRYPCSCLEFKYDNSFPIRGLYYDKLKGCLMKLDFFGAIEPGGCYFGRRKLTRSEIDKLYGTRHIGRDQARGLVGLMDFFCFSEACLIADIVQHFVDAKLEFDPSYVYQDVNQAIQHVHRSGLVHRGILSDPQKYLVKNGQLLRFLRMLRDKGKKLFLLTNSPFYFVDGGMRFMLQDSLGDQDSWRELFDVVIAKANKPQFYTSEHPFRCYDVEKDTLAFTKVDTFLPNKIYYQGCLKAFLKITKWNGPEVMYFGDHLFSDLRGPSKSGWRTAAIVHELENEIRIQNEDSYRFEQAKLHIIQELLGKLHSAVGKGDECEEYTSLLQDLNNERQKARQTMKDMFNRSFGATFLTDTSQESAFSYHIHQYADVYTSKPENFLFYRPEAWLHVPYDIKIMPHHVKVSSSLFSR, from the exons ATGGCGTCGTTCCGCAGCAGGAGTCTTCCGTTTGCCTCTTCGCGTCTG ATGCAGAGCACGAATCCTGTGCATTCTGGAGCTGTGGAAG GGGTGGGTGGGAACATACTACGCAGATTTAGATCCATTATCACTACAGAGGAGCGGGTGCAGAAATTGGAGAAGGAAGGGACCCATATCTTGCAAGAGGAAATTGCCAATATTCGGCAGGCATTTACTGCTGCGAAAGACAAGTTCCTCAAAATACCAGATGCGCTGAAAGAAATGCCCAAATTAGATCCTAAAG GCATATATGTCAATAAGAACTTGAGATTGGACAACATACAAGTGTACGGGTTTGACTATGACTACACATTGGCACACTATTCTGCCCATTTACAGTGCTTAATATATGATATGGCGAAAGAGTATTTGGTTAATGAG CTTAGATATCCTTGTAGTTGCTTGGAGTTCAAATATGATAATTCATTTCCAATAAGAGGGCTGTATTATGACAAGTTAAAAGGATGCCTGATGAAGCTGGATTTCTTTGGAGCAATTGAGCCTGGTGGATGCTATTTTGGCAGACGCAAG CTTACCCGATCAGAAATTGACAAATTATATGGCACAAGGCATATTGGTCGTGATCAAGCACGGGGTCTTGTGGGTTTAATGGACTTCTTTTGCTTTAGTGAG GCATGCCTTATTGCTGATATTGTTCAACATTTTGTTGATGCTAAGCTGGAATTTGATCCTTCTTATGTTTACCAAGACGTCAACCAAGCAATCCAGCATGTACATAGAAGTGGCTTAGTACATCGAGGAATCCTTTCTGATCCACAAAAGTACCTTGTAAAGAAT GGACAGCTACTTCGTTTCCTGAGAATGCTAAGAGATAAGGGAAAGAAGCTTTTCTTACTGACAAACtctcctttttattttgtggatGGAGGAATGCGCTTCATGCTGCAG GACTCATTGGGAGACCAAGACTCCTGGAGGGAACTTTTTGATGTCGTGATTGCTAAAGCCAACAAACCGCAGTTCTATACGTCAGAGCATCCATTTCG CTGTTATGATGTGGAAAAGGACACATTGGCTTTTACTAAGGTGGATACTTTTCTTCCGAACAAGATATACTACCAGGGATGCTTGAAGGCTTTCTTGAAAATAACTAAGTGGAATGGTCCTGAG GTGATGTACTTTGGGGACCATTTATTTAGTGACCTGAGAGGGCCTTCAAAATCAGGGTGGCGCACAGCTGCCATAGTGCACGAATTGGAG AATGAGATACGGATCCAGAATGAAGACAGTTATCGTTTTGAGCAG GCGAAGTTACATATAATACAAGAGCTTCTAGGGAAACTGCATTCTGCTGTTGGTAAGGGCGACGAATGTGAAGAATACACATCTCTTCTTCAGGACCTCAACAACGAGAGACAGAAGGCACGTCAGACTATGAAAGACATGTTTAATAGGTCCTTCGGAGCTACATTCTTGACGGACACAAGTCAAGAATCTGCATTTTCTTACCACATCCATCAATATGCTGATGTTTACACCAGCAAGCCTGAAAACTTCTTGTTTTATCGTCCCGAGGCATGGCTGCATGTGCCTTATGATATAAAGATCATGCCGCACCATGTGAAG GTATCTTCGAGCTTATTCAGTAGGTGA
- the LOC125191242 gene encoding 5'-nucleotidase domain-containing protein DDB_G0275467 isoform X2 — MPKLDPKGIYVNKNLRLDNIQVYGFDYDYTLAHYSAHLQCLIYDMAKEYLVNELRYPCSCLEFKYDNSFPIRGLYYDKLKGCLMKLDFFGAIEPGGCYFGRRKLTRSEIDKLYGTRHIGRDQARGLVGLMDFFCFSEACLIADIVQHFVDAKLEFDPSYVYQDVNQAIQHVHRSGLVHRGILSDPQKYLVKNGQLLRFLRMLRDKGKKLFLLTNSPFYFVDGGMRFMLQDSLGDQDSWRELFDVVIAKANKPQFYTSEHPFRCYDVEKDTLAFTKVDTFLPNKIYYQGCLKAFLKITKWNGPEVMYFGDHLFSDLRGPSKSGWRTAAIVHELENEIRIQNEDSYRFEQAKLHIIQELLGKLHSAVGKGDECEEYTSLLQDLNNERQKARQTMKDMFNRSFGATFLTDTSQESAFSYHIHQYADVYTSKPENFLFYRPEAWLHVPYDIKIMPHHVKVSSSLFSR, encoded by the exons ATGCCCAAATTAGATCCTAAAG GCATATATGTCAATAAGAACTTGAGATTGGACAACATACAAGTGTACGGGTTTGACTATGACTACACATTGGCACACTATTCTGCCCATTTACAGTGCTTAATATATGATATGGCGAAAGAGTATTTGGTTAATGAG CTTAGATATCCTTGTAGTTGCTTGGAGTTCAAATATGATAATTCATTTCCAATAAGAGGGCTGTATTATGACAAGTTAAAAGGATGCCTGATGAAGCTGGATTTCTTTGGAGCAATTGAGCCTGGTGGATGCTATTTTGGCAGACGCAAG CTTACCCGATCAGAAATTGACAAATTATATGGCACAAGGCATATTGGTCGTGATCAAGCACGGGGTCTTGTGGGTTTAATGGACTTCTTTTGCTTTAGTGAG GCATGCCTTATTGCTGATATTGTTCAACATTTTGTTGATGCTAAGCTGGAATTTGATCCTTCTTATGTTTACCAAGACGTCAACCAAGCAATCCAGCATGTACATAGAAGTGGCTTAGTACATCGAGGAATCCTTTCTGATCCACAAAAGTACCTTGTAAAGAAT GGACAGCTACTTCGTTTCCTGAGAATGCTAAGAGATAAGGGAAAGAAGCTTTTCTTACTGACAAACtctcctttttattttgtggatGGAGGAATGCGCTTCATGCTGCAG GACTCATTGGGAGACCAAGACTCCTGGAGGGAACTTTTTGATGTCGTGATTGCTAAAGCCAACAAACCGCAGTTCTATACGTCAGAGCATCCATTTCG CTGTTATGATGTGGAAAAGGACACATTGGCTTTTACTAAGGTGGATACTTTTCTTCCGAACAAGATATACTACCAGGGATGCTTGAAGGCTTTCTTGAAAATAACTAAGTGGAATGGTCCTGAG GTGATGTACTTTGGGGACCATTTATTTAGTGACCTGAGAGGGCCTTCAAAATCAGGGTGGCGCACAGCTGCCATAGTGCACGAATTGGAG AATGAGATACGGATCCAGAATGAAGACAGTTATCGTTTTGAGCAG GCGAAGTTACATATAATACAAGAGCTTCTAGGGAAACTGCATTCTGCTGTTGGTAAGGGCGACGAATGTGAAGAATACACATCTCTTCTTCAGGACCTCAACAACGAGAGACAGAAGGCACGTCAGACTATGAAAGACATGTTTAATAGGTCCTTCGGAGCTACATTCTTGACGGACACAAGTCAAGAATCTGCATTTTCTTACCACATCCATCAATATGCTGATGTTTACACCAGCAAGCCTGAAAACTTCTTGTTTTATCGTCCCGAGGCATGGCTGCATGTGCCTTATGATATAAAGATCATGCCGCACCATGTGAAG GTATCTTCGAGCTTATTCAGTAGGTGA
- the LOC125190446 gene encoding tetratricopeptide repeat protein 1: MAVIEQDSSGEEDCKSQPRAPAAAPSGYSTDGYETASDTELNDAVPGQDAHSRSNGDSAETGKSFSSDANGNADGQVKVEQQREQTVTVDKDAAEKALARANDVKLEGNLLFKDGLYEDALSKYGCAIQIAPVGDSSSEIRSICHANSATCFFKLQKYEESVKECTKALELNPTYMKALLRRAEAREKLEQYEESITDMTKVIELDPSNDQARRAIIRLKPLADEKREKMKEEMIGKLKEMGNSILGRFGMSVDNFKAVKDPNTGSYSVSFQN, encoded by the exons ATGGCGGTGATCGAGCAAGATTCCTCCGGCGAAGAAGATTGCAAATCGCAGCCTCGTGCGCCCGCAGCCGCGCCCTCGGGTTACAGTACGGACGGCTATGAGACTGCCAGTGATACCGAGCTGAACGACGCCGTTCCGGGACAGGATGCTCATTCTCGCAGTAACGGGGATAGCGCTGAAACTGGAAAGAGCTTCAGTAGTGACGCAAACGGTAACGCAGACGGCCAAGTCAAGGTAGAACAACAGCGAGAGCAGACTGTTACAGTCGATAAGGACGCCGCTGAG AAAGCTTTAGCCCGAGCTAATGATGTAAAACTCGAGGGGAATTTGTTGTTTAAAGATGGACTATATGAAGATGCGTTGTCCAAGTATGGGTGTGCCATACAAATTGCGCCAGTTGGTGATTCATCCAGTGAAATACGTTCGATATGTCATGCAAACAGCGCTACTTGTTTCTTCAAATTG CAAAAATATGAGGAGAGTGTTAAAGAGTGTACAAAGGCATTAGAGCTGAACCCCACCTACATGAAAGCTCTTTTAAGAAGAGCTGAGGCACGAGAAAAGCTTGAACAGTATGAAGAATCCATTACTG aTATGACTAAAGTCATAGAACTGGATCCATCAAATGATCAAGCTAGGAGAGCTATCATACGTTTAAAGCCATTGGCTGATGAAAAGCGGGAAAAGATGAAGGAAGAGATGATTG GAAAGCTGAAAGAAATGGGGAATTCCATTCTGGGTCGTTTTGGGATGAGCGTGGACAACTTTAAAGCCGTGAAGGATCCAAATACTGGATCATATTCTGTCTCATTTCAAAACTAG
- the LOC125186734 gene encoding AFG1-like ATPase isoform X2 — MRTLIRAARVFRPAFRSRGNIIYEGSSTRRDVWFRMDHRAIYSMSRSIDELCQSRYKHMIHRATLSTDVATLMNGELNGGGPLLEYKRRIAAGELLDGDVCQLNTLAELQRLYNELVEKAEACRLDRYATSEKAGRSRWLWSRFTPQSSEAPVKGLYLYGGVGTGKTMLMDLFFNQLPSNWRKKRIHFHDFMLNVHSRLQKHKGVSDPLEVVAGEISDEAILLCLDEFMILVATSNRAPDNLYEGGLQRDLFLPFIATLKERCVAHQIGSSVDYRRISLAEEGFYFVGKHLSGLLKKKFHQLIGEQTASPQEVEVVMGRKLQVPLGANGCAFFPFEELCDRPLGAADYFGLFNKFHTLALDGVPIFGLSNRTAAYRFVTLVDVMYEKRARLLCTAEGTPFQLFERIVTIADAQHMAPRTSSRSRKSDDSDICVDNELGFAKDRTISRLTEMNSRGYLEQHAEASIDG, encoded by the exons ATGAGGACTCTTATTCGGGCCGCGAGGGTATTTAGGCCAGCTTTCAGGTCTAGAGGAAACATCATATATGAGGGCTCGTCTACAAGAAGAGATGTTTGGTTCAGAATGGATCACCGCGCTATATATAGCATGTCCCGTAGTATAGATGAATTATGTCaaagtagatataaacacATGATCCATAGAGCTACTTTATCGACCGATGTAGCTACATTGATGAACGGAG AACTAAATGGAGGAGGGCCTCTGCTAGAATACAAGCGTAGGATAGCTGCTGGTGAACTTTTGGATGGAGATGTTTGCCAG CTAAATACCCTGGCAGAGCTTCAAAGACTGTACAATGAGCTTGTTGAAAAAGCAGAAGCTTGCCGATTGGATCGCTATGCTACTTCTGAGAAAGCTGGGAG GAGTAGGTGGCTGTGGTCACGTTTTACACCCCAGTCTTCAGAAGCACCCGTGAAAGGACTTTATCTGTATGGGGGAGTGGGAACTGGAAAGACTATGCTGATGGACTTATTTTTCAATCAGCT TCCTTCCAactggaggaagaagaggatcCATTTCCATGACTTCATGCTAAACGTTCACAGCCGTCTACAA AAGCACAAGGGAGTGTCAGATCCTTTAGAAGTTGTTGCTGGAGAGATATCTGATGAAGCAATCTTGCTATGCCTTGATGAATTCATG ATTCTCGTTGCTACTTCGAACCGAGCTCCGGATAACCTCTACGAAGGGGGGCTGCAGAGGGATCTGTTTCTTCCATTCATTGCTACTTTAAAG GAAAGATGTGTAGCTCATCAAATCGGTTCCTCCGTTGACTACCGGAGAATATCATTG GCAGAGGAAGGTTTCTACTTTGTCGGTAAGCATTTGTCAGGCCTTCTCAAGAAAAAGtttcatcaattaattggTGAACAGACAGCTTCTCCACAAGAGGTGGAAGTTGTCATGGGGAGAAAATTACAG GTGCCACTGGGTGCCAACGGCTGTGCTTTCTTCCCTTTTGAGGAATTATGCGACAGGCCTCTTGGAGCCGCAGACTATTTTGGGCTGTTTA ATAAATTCCATACACTTGCACTCGATGGCGTGCCAATTTTCGGGCTCTCCAATAGGACTGCAGCGTATCGGTTTGTCACTTTAGTAGAT GTTATGTATGAGAAGAGAGCTAGACTATTATGCACTGCTGAGGGGACTCCATTCCAACTTTTCGAACGGATTGTAACAATAGCTGATGCTCAACATATGGCACCGAGGACCTCTTCAAGATCTAGGAAATCCGATGACTCTGACATTTGCGTGGACAACGAGTTAGGTTTTGCCAAAGATCGCACCATTAGTAG GTTAACAGAGATGAATAGCAGAGGTTACTTGGAGCAACATGCAGAAGCCTCGATAGATGGATAG
- the LOC125186734 gene encoding AFG1-like ATPase isoform X1, translated as MRTLIRAARVFRPAFRSRGNIIYEGSSTRRDVWFRMDHRAIYSMSRSIDELCQSRYKHMIHRATLSTDVATLMNGELNGGGPLLEYKRRIAAGELLDGDVCQLNTLAELQRLYNELVEKAEACRLDRYATSEKAGRSRWLWSRFTPQSSEAPVKGLYLYGGVGTGKTMLMDLFFNQLPSNWRKKRIHFHDFMLNVHSRLQKHKGVSDPLEVVAGEISDEAILLCLDEFMVNDVADALILNRLFGHLFSNGVILVATSNRAPDNLYEGGLQRDLFLPFIATLKERCVAHQIGSSVDYRRISLAEEGFYFVGKHLSGLLKKKFHQLIGEQTASPQEVEVVMGRKLQVPLGANGCAFFPFEELCDRPLGAADYFGLFNKFHTLALDGVPIFGLSNRTAAYRFVTLVDVMYEKRARLLCTAEGTPFQLFERIVTIADAQHMAPRTSSRSRKSDDSDICVDNELGFAKDRTISRLTEMNSRGYLEQHAEASIDG; from the exons ATGAGGACTCTTATTCGGGCCGCGAGGGTATTTAGGCCAGCTTTCAGGTCTAGAGGAAACATCATATATGAGGGCTCGTCTACAAGAAGAGATGTTTGGTTCAGAATGGATCACCGCGCTATATATAGCATGTCCCGTAGTATAGATGAATTATGTCaaagtagatataaacacATGATCCATAGAGCTACTTTATCGACCGATGTAGCTACATTGATGAACGGAG AACTAAATGGAGGAGGGCCTCTGCTAGAATACAAGCGTAGGATAGCTGCTGGTGAACTTTTGGATGGAGATGTTTGCCAG CTAAATACCCTGGCAGAGCTTCAAAGACTGTACAATGAGCTTGTTGAAAAAGCAGAAGCTTGCCGATTGGATCGCTATGCTACTTCTGAGAAAGCTGGGAG GAGTAGGTGGCTGTGGTCACGTTTTACACCCCAGTCTTCAGAAGCACCCGTGAAAGGACTTTATCTGTATGGGGGAGTGGGAACTGGAAAGACTATGCTGATGGACTTATTTTTCAATCAGCT TCCTTCCAactggaggaagaagaggatcCATTTCCATGACTTCATGCTAAACGTTCACAGCCGTCTACAA AAGCACAAGGGAGTGTCAGATCCTTTAGAAGTTGTTGCTGGAGAGATATCTGATGAAGCAATCTTGCTATGCCTTGATGAATTCATG GTGAATGATGTTGCTGATGCTTTAATTCTCAATCGTTTATTTGGACATTTATTTAGCAATGGAGTT ATTCTCGTTGCTACTTCGAACCGAGCTCCGGATAACCTCTACGAAGGGGGGCTGCAGAGGGATCTGTTTCTTCCATTCATTGCTACTTTAAAG GAAAGATGTGTAGCTCATCAAATCGGTTCCTCCGTTGACTACCGGAGAATATCATTG GCAGAGGAAGGTTTCTACTTTGTCGGTAAGCATTTGTCAGGCCTTCTCAAGAAAAAGtttcatcaattaattggTGAACAGACAGCTTCTCCACAAGAGGTGGAAGTTGTCATGGGGAGAAAATTACAG GTGCCACTGGGTGCCAACGGCTGTGCTTTCTTCCCTTTTGAGGAATTATGCGACAGGCCTCTTGGAGCCGCAGACTATTTTGGGCTGTTTA ATAAATTCCATACACTTGCACTCGATGGCGTGCCAATTTTCGGGCTCTCCAATAGGACTGCAGCGTATCGGTTTGTCACTTTAGTAGAT GTTATGTATGAGAAGAGAGCTAGACTATTATGCACTGCTGAGGGGACTCCATTCCAACTTTTCGAACGGATTGTAACAATAGCTGATGCTCAACATATGGCACCGAGGACCTCTTCAAGATCTAGGAAATCCGATGACTCTGACATTTGCGTGGACAACGAGTTAGGTTTTGCCAAAGATCGCACCATTAGTAG GTTAACAGAGATGAATAGCAGAGGTTACTTGGAGCAACATGCAGAAGCCTCGATAGATGGATAG
- the LOC125188914 gene encoding transmembrane protein 208-like, whose translation MANQGAKKRKEENARHMKTLLRLIIASNAIYVVLRMGVFYSSFTWKHWLGLVLTSLAYVIPYQQLDAMAKPSYTEGGDLLDGGFDMSTGGICGYLHDVIYITCFVQLSSIISGKFWYIYLVIPGFAAYKLFGLARGFMSQGSEGGEEDEKTKKKREKMEKKAARGKFVKTRTR comes from the exons ATGGCGAATCAAGGAGCGAAGAAGCGCAAAGAAGAAAACGCTCGACACATGAAAACTCTACTCCGTCTCATCATCGCTTCCAAT GCGATCTATGTAGTGCTGAGGATGGGAGTTTTCTACTCGAGTTTCACGTGGAAGCATTGGTTAGGCTTGGTTTTGACTTCGCTGGCCTACGTGATCCCCTACCAGCAGCTCGATGCTATGGCTAAACCTAGCTACACTGAAGGCGGCGACCTCCTTGACGGCGGATTCGATATGAGCACCGGCGGAATTTGCGG ATATTTGCATGATGTGATCTACATTACTTGTTTCGTTCAACTTAGTTCCATCATCTCCGGGAAGTTCTGGTACATATACTTGGTG ATTCCAGGATTTGCTGCGTATAAACTATTTGGCCTTGCGAGAGGGTTTATGTCACAGGGTTCAGAG GGAGGTGAGGAAGACGAGAAgacaaaaaagaagagagagaaaatggagaagaaggcTGCAAGAGGCAAGTTTGTCAAGACCAGGACCCGATGA
- the LOC125188912 gene encoding autophagy-related protein 18b isoform X1: protein MANQSSAHPILCASFNQDNSCFAIGTKDGFKIFDCDTGRLLYERAIGAFVIVEMLYRTNLLAIVGAGEQPSLSPRRLCLFNIVNGTSLRELNFLTSILAVRMDRKRLIVLFKEQTYIYDVNSLEKKQIIDTVPNVQGLCAFSACVDNPYLALPASTTKGSLLVYNVVDLQSHCEIDAHRSPLIAMAFSSNGTYIATASEHGTIIRVHLISDATKSYSFRRGTYSSTIFSLSFGPSADLPDILLATSSSGSVHIFSLGFDLNERKSNSLLGSIIPGSVSDALDPAHHLVFHHAFSAGVRSNAVVQKIEKASGSSNPEPVVLRATISMISFSGYYQEYSLRINNKNEATWTLERRFKAIAE, encoded by the exons ATGGCGAACCAATCATCTGCTCATCCGATTCTCTGCGCTTCCTTCAACCAAGACAACAG CTGCTTTGCAATTGGAACCAAAGACGGCTTCAAAATCTTCGACTGTGATACCGGAAGGCTCCTCTATGAACGAG CTATTGGTGCATTCGTCATTGTTGAAATGCTATACAGGACAAATCTTCTCGCCATAGTTGGGGCTGGTGAACAG CCTTCTTTGTCACCAAGGAGATTATGTTTGTTCAATATCGTTAATGGAACTTCACTCAGAGAACTCAACTTCTTGACTTCTATTCTCGCTGTTCGTATGGATAGGAAAAG ATTGATAGTTTTGTTTAAAGAGCAAACCTACATCTATGATGTTAACAGCTTGGAAAAAAAGCAGATTATTGATACAGTGCCTAATGTACAAG GACTTTGTGCATTTTCTGCTTGCGTGGATAATCCCTATTTAGCTCTTCCCGCTAGTACAACAAAAGGGTCTTTGCTAGTCTACAATGTAGTGGATCTGCAGTCACACTGTGAG ATAGACGCCCATCGCTCGCCCCTAATTGCCATGGCTTTTTCTTCAAATGGGACGTATATAGCTACAGCATCTGAACACGGAACTATAATCAGAGTTCATCTAATCTCTGATGCAACTAAG TCATACAGTTTCCGTAGGGGTACATATTCGTCGACGATCTTTTCCCTGTCATTTGGGCCTTCAGCTGATCTTCCAGATATTCTTCTTGCTACAAGCTCTTCAGGTTCTGTTCACATTTTCTCCCTGGGCTTTGATCTTAATGAAAG AAAGTCAAACAGCCTTCTTGGGTCAATAATTCCTGGTTCTGTTAGCGATGCACTGGATCCTGCTCATCATCTTGTATTCCATCATGCTTTCTCAGCTGGAGTCAGAAG TAATGCTGTAGTTCAGAAGATAGAGAAAGCCAGTGGTTCATCAAATCCCGAACCTGTTGTGTTGAG AGCCACCATATCAATGATTAGCTTCAGTGGATACTATCAAGAATATAGTTTGAgaataaacaacaaaaacgAAGCTACATGGACATTGGAGCGCAGGTTCAAAGCTATTGCAGAATAA
- the LOC125188912 gene encoding autophagy-related protein 18b isoform X2, protein MLYRTNLLAIVGAGEQPSLSPRRLCLFNIVNGTSLRELNFLTSILAVRMDRKRLIVLFKEQTYIYDVNSLEKKQIIDTVPNVQGLCAFSACVDNPYLALPASTTKGSLLVYNVVDLQSHCEIDAHRSPLIAMAFSSNGTYIATASEHGTIIRVHLISDATKSYSFRRGTYSSTIFSLSFGPSADLPDILLATSSSGSVHIFSLGFDLNERKSNSLLGSIIPGSVSDALDPAHHLVFHHAFSAGVRSNAVVQKIEKASGSSNPEPVVLRATISMISFSGYYQEYSLRINNKNEATWTLERRFKAIAE, encoded by the exons ATGCTATACAGGACAAATCTTCTCGCCATAGTTGGGGCTGGTGAACAG CCTTCTTTGTCACCAAGGAGATTATGTTTGTTCAATATCGTTAATGGAACTTCACTCAGAGAACTCAACTTCTTGACTTCTATTCTCGCTGTTCGTATGGATAGGAAAAG ATTGATAGTTTTGTTTAAAGAGCAAACCTACATCTATGATGTTAACAGCTTGGAAAAAAAGCAGATTATTGATACAGTGCCTAATGTACAAG GACTTTGTGCATTTTCTGCTTGCGTGGATAATCCCTATTTAGCTCTTCCCGCTAGTACAACAAAAGGGTCTTTGCTAGTCTACAATGTAGTGGATCTGCAGTCACACTGTGAG ATAGACGCCCATCGCTCGCCCCTAATTGCCATGGCTTTTTCTTCAAATGGGACGTATATAGCTACAGCATCTGAACACGGAACTATAATCAGAGTTCATCTAATCTCTGATGCAACTAAG TCATACAGTTTCCGTAGGGGTACATATTCGTCGACGATCTTTTCCCTGTCATTTGGGCCTTCAGCTGATCTTCCAGATATTCTTCTTGCTACAAGCTCTTCAGGTTCTGTTCACATTTTCTCCCTGGGCTTTGATCTTAATGAAAG AAAGTCAAACAGCCTTCTTGGGTCAATAATTCCTGGTTCTGTTAGCGATGCACTGGATCCTGCTCATCATCTTGTATTCCATCATGCTTTCTCAGCTGGAGTCAGAAG TAATGCTGTAGTTCAGAAGATAGAGAAAGCCAGTGGTTCATCAAATCCCGAACCTGTTGTGTTGAG AGCCACCATATCAATGATTAGCTTCAGTGGATACTATCAAGAATATAGTTTGAgaataaacaacaaaaacgAAGCTACATGGACATTGGAGCGCAGGTTCAAAGCTATTGCAGAATAA